One stretch of Ananas comosus cultivar F153 linkage group 6, ASM154086v1, whole genome shotgun sequence DNA includes these proteins:
- the LOC109712165 gene encoding aspartic proteinase CDR1-like: MAQLWHAALLLLFLPSTVVHSLHFNLIHKYSVHSPLFPGNLTEEKKVQRLYEGDMARARLLRSSLFGLNYSVEHLRPNLKAESGIYLIEVFIGTPARRKYYLVFDTASAVLWLQCKPCIHCWKQDTKIFHPAKESSSFNPIPCNHTLCDLKEPGWKCVRGKCHYSLTYGEGSASRGILASETLGFASEGSSRTESVRNFVFGCANDNRGFQAHEKFSGIFGLNMQPWSLTNQLSGRIGGRFSYCLSPMTGHKHPPSRLKFGNEAVLRGPGVKTIHIVRSPTAVSYPLPLSDVSVGGRRLGFKPEDFAMRKRADGRMGGGFIIDSGTTYTIFSTGGPYERITEAFKAFFEPFKLQPTKHGRFGVCYRLPQEESMVKLPSMTLHFGNHTYYLVPPRYTIVTEGRIMCVAITSYPGLSVLGLHHQIDYHFSFNVKERLLSFVPADCSKVE, encoded by the coding sequence ATGGCTCAGCTATGGCATGCTGCTCTTCTGCTTCTGTTTCTCCCGTCAACGGTTGTTCATTCCCTGCACTTCAATTTGATTCACAAGTACTCCGTCCACTCTCCGCTCTTTCCTGGAAACCTCACCGAAGAAAAGAAGGTGCAGCGCCTTTACGAGGGCGACATGGCTCGTGCGCGGCTCCTGCGGTCATCCCTCTTTGGTCTCAACTACAGTGTAGAACATCTCCGCCCTAATCTCAAAGCCGAATCAGGCATCTACCTGATAGAGGTCTTCATCGGCACGCCGGCAAGGAGAAAATATTACTTAGTGTTCGATACCGCTAGCGCCGTTCTGTGGCTGCAATGCAAGCCATGCATCCATTGTTGGAAACAAGACACGAAAATCTTCCACCCTGCCAAAGAGTCGAGCTCTTTCAATCCCATACCGTGTAATCATACATTGTGCGATCTGAAAGAACCCGGGTGGAAATGCGTTAGAGGCAAGTGCCATTATTCTCTCACATATGGCGAGGGCAGTGCGTCGAGGGGCATCCTTGCCTCCGAGACATTGGGATTCGCATCCGAGGGGTCGTCGCGAACGGAGTCGGTTCGCAACTTTGTGTTCGGCTGCGCAAATGACAACCGAGGTTTCCAAGCACATGAAAAATTTTCCGGAATCTTTGGCCTTAATATGCAGCCGTGGTCACTGACAAACCAACTGTCGGGCCGGATTGGCGGTCGGTTCTCGTATTGCCTCTCTCCGATGACAGGCCACAAGCACCCTCCGAGCCGGCTGAAGTTTGGCAACGAGGCTGTGCTTAGAGGCCCTGGAGTAAAAACCATTCACATTGTTCGCTCGCCAACTGCAGTGTCAtaccccctccctctctctgatGTGAGCGTTGGTGGCCGCCGCCTTGGTTTTAAACCGGAGGACTTCGCCATGCGCAAAAGGGCTGACGGCCGCATGGGAGGGGGATTCATCATCGACTCGGGAACGACGTATACGATATTCAGCACCGGAGGCCCGTACGAGAGGATAACCGAGGCATTCAAGGCGTTCTTCGAACCGTTTAAGCTGCAACCGACGAAGCATGGTCGGTTTGGCGTGTGTTACAGGCTGCCGCAGGAGGAGTCCATGGTGAAATTGCCGAGCATGACACTCCACTTTGGCAATCACACCTATTATTTAGTGCCCCCGAGGTATACAATTGTGACGGAGGGGAGAATAATGTGCGTCGCCATAACAAGTTATCCGGGCTTGAGCGTTCTTGGATTACATCATCAAATTGATTATCATTTTTCCTTTAATGTCAAAGAGAGGTTATTATCCTTCGTTCCTGCAGATTGCAGCAAAGTTGAATAA
- the LOC109711485 gene encoding serine protease SPPA, chloroplastic: MDEVGWWRSFLVKLRMLVAPPWERVKKGSVLSMKLRGQISDQLENRFTAGLSLPQICENFVKAAYDPRISGIYLHIEPLRCGWGKVDEIRRHIFNFKKSGKFIVSYIPICGEKEYYLACACGEVYAPPSAYVSLFGLTVQASFLRGTLEKIGVEPYIQRIGKYKSAGDLFSRKNMSNEVSEMLNSLLDDIYGNWLDTISSAQGKTREEIEEFINSGVYQIERLREEGWITKISYDDEIISMLKERLGQKNKKNLPMVDYRKYSRVRKWTLGLEGGGDQIAIIRATGSIRRARGTLNVPSSGIVAEEIIEKIRKVRESKKYKAVVLRIDSPGGDALGSDLMWREIRLLAATKPVIASMSDIAASGGYYMSMAAGVIVAEKLTLTGSIGVVTGKFSLHKLYERIGFNKEVLSRGRYAEINAAENRPLRPDEEELFAKFAQNIYRQFRDKAAFSRSMPVDQMESVAQGRVWSGKEAAPRGLVDAIGGLSRAIAIAKQKANIPQDRQVRLVEISKPSPSLPGLLIGVGSSLLGVDRAVKEVLQDLAPSSGVQARMDGILFERLEGASDDDQILTLLKDYLSSL, encoded by the exons ATGGACGAGGTCGGGTGGTGGAGGAGCTTCTTGGTCAAGCTCCGGATGCTCGTCGCGCCGCCGTGGGAGCGCGTCAAGAAGGGTAGCGTGCTCTCCATGAAGCTCCGGGGCCAG ATATCTGACCAACTAGAAAACCGTTTTACTGCTGGTCTATCCCTACCTCAAATATGTGAAAATTTTGTCAAGGCGGCATATGATCCTCGTATATCTGGTATATATCTTCACATTGAACCTCTTAGGTGCGGATGGGGCAAAGTCGATGAAATACGAAGGCATATTTTCAATTTCAAGAAATCAG GCAAATTCATTGTAAGCTATATCCCTATTTGTGGGGAGAAAGAGTACTACCTTGCATGCGCTTGTGGAGAAGTGTACGCCCCTCCCAGTGCATATGTTTCACTTTTTGGGTTGACAGTTCAAGCCTCCTTTCTCAGGG GGACTCTTGAGAAAATTGGTGTTGAACCATATATCCAGCGTATTGGAAAATACAAAAGTGCTGGGGACCTATTCTCACGTAAAAACATGTCAAACGAAGTTAGCGAGATGCTAAATTCATTGCTTGATGATATATATGGAAATTGGCTGGACACAATTTCAAGTGCCCAAG GGAAGACAAGAGAAGAAATTGAAGAATTTATTAACTCTGGAGTTTATCAAATTGAGAGACTTAGAGAAGAAGGTTGGATAACAAAAATATCATATGATGATGAG ATAATATCAATGCTGAAGGAGAGATTGGgacaaaagaataagaaaaatctaCCCATGGTTGATTACAG GAAGTACTCTAGAGTAAGAAAATGGACTCTTGGGTTGGAAGGCGGCGGAGACCAAATTGCGATAATTAGAGCAACTGGTAGCATCCGTCGTGCTCGCGGCACATTGAATGTTCCTAGCTCAGGGATTGTTGCTGAGGAAATAATTGAGAAGATACGCAAAGTTAGAG AGTCAAAGAAGTATAAGGCTGTTGTCTTGCGAATTGACAGCCCTGGTGGTGACGCGCTTGGTTCTGATCT AATGTGGAGGGAAATCCGGCTTCTTGCTGCGACTAAACCCGTAATTGCATCTATGTCTGATATTGCTGCAAGTGGAGGATATTACATGTCTATGGCTGCTGGTGTAATTGTTGCTGAGAAGCTTACTCTAACCGGCTCAATTGGAGTTGTTACAG GAAAGTTTAGTTTACATAAGCTGTATGAAAGGATTGGCTTCAACAAGGAGGTACTATCAAGAGGTCGATATGCTGAAATTAATGCGGCTGAAAATCGCCCTTTAAG ACCAGATGAAGAAGAACTATTTGCGAAGTTCGCACAAAATATTTACAGGCAATTCCGAGATAAAGCTGCCTTTTCACGTTCAATGCCT GTAGATCAAATGGAAAGTGTTGCTCAGGGAAGAGTATGGAGCGGCAAAGAAGCAGCTCCCCGGGGACTAGTCGATGCTATTGGTGGACTATCACGAGCCATTGCTATTGCGAAACAAAAGGCAAACATCCCACAAGATAGACAG GTAAGGTTAGTCGAGATATCAAAACCATCTCCGTCATTACCTGGGCTCCTGATTGGTGTTGGGAGTTCTTTGCTTGGAGTAGACAGAGCAGTGAAAGAAGTTCTGCAGGATTTAGCACCATCAAGTGGTGTTCAGGCAAGAATGGATGGTATTTTGTTTGAAAGACTTGAAGGTGCATCAGATGATGATCAGATCTTAACGTTATTAAAGGACTACTTAAGCTCGTTGTGA
- the LOC109711934 gene encoding basic leucine zipper 8-like has product MHPGEVASLGYLSQSNPPSFATHYYVTQSSIPSPFDLSNLFGPYSAPNIYDNIQLVNEVGVPANCNSNSDEGDHEQRTSSLAEERRKRRMISNRESARRSRMRKQKHLSELWARVVHLRGANRQLLDELNRVMRDCDQVVHENTQLRDEKIELQKKLEMLEIENTVIMIGGAAEDTCREGK; this is encoded by the coding sequence ATGCATCCTGGGGAAGTTGCGAGCCTCGGGTACTTGTCGCAGTCGAACCCGCCTTCTTTCGCCACTCATTACTACGTAACCCAAAGCAGTATCCCCTCCCCCTTCGACTTAAGCAATCTCTTCGGGCCTTACTCTGCACCCAATATCTATGACAACATACAACTAGTCAATGAAGTAGGAGTTCCCGCCAATTGTAATTCGAATTCGGATGAGGGGGATCACGAGCAGCGGACGAGTAGTCTAGcagaggagaggaggaagaggaggatgaTATCGAACCGGGAGTCGGCGCGGCGGTCGCGGATGCGGAAGCAGAAACACTTGAGCGAGCTGTGGGCGCGGGTCGTCCATCTCCGCGGCGCAAACCGCCAGCTTCTCGACGAGCTTAACCGCGTGATGAGGGACTGCGATCAGGTCGTGCATGAAAACACGCAGCTTAGAGATGAAaagattgagctccaaaagaAACTTGAGATGTTGGAAATTGAGAACACTGTTATCATGATTGGAGGAGCTGCTGAAGACACCTGCAGGGAGGGCAAATAA